One Solanum lycopersicum chromosome 2, SLM_r2.1 genomic region harbors:
- the LOC104645852 gene encoding putative disease resistance protein RGA3: MDEDFRAGFASYTFSILFANFTEFAIDEVSKILNVSTELRKLDRMFLKLQGMVYRMECSRAYLWDSTHYKSSIAWVEEANGLIYHISDILEDISLNLGLREGEKLVNGNLLIDKFLLLIPRKISGIVEDLEDLIKEMGTDFLVDLVKQVPKVVARKQCCGFAGLSNPTHTIGRESQIEKVVEILTQNDVPLCITGMAGIGKTVFTHCLCENKEVKKAFPLLLWVSVSAEFELVRILRAAIESVSKESCYLTDLNVLRSTLQELLLSGDNFLVVLDDLCVEDLEDWNLLYAAFKVESKSSRLVFTTRNSKVASFIGPKMFCLQPLSDEDCWKIIKQRPFINNKMHNLEVIGLEIAKKCKGVPLVAKTIGDILHCLPVNEWDSLVKGNLWDLPQIENHVFPIFLLSYCCLPQHIKKCFSYCCLFPPEYVYKMKDIVLLWMAEGLIHPIDGRRIEDIGREYFEELVWGSLFNSGNEYFHDFDGSYTMHEFNHHVAASVSSSICQRIKDNQSSYSLDRVRHLSICHGNTQSNGLHSFSKCHNLRTFTLLCATNIGPNVPTLFKNFKVMRVLNLKCGGITEIPEIVGNLKHLRYLDLSSNNINTLPSSLCELSLLQVLILENCTSLMCLPDKFSRLTNLRHLFFDVKHQIHQMPVNFRFLKELQTLNAFVVEAENGHTIEELEDLNSLTRSFSLIGLENILNGQLAATANLNEKQGIIELELQWRSHHERNIEYEILTGLQPHKNLERLVISDYRGTTFPSWLWYGPHCMLRSIYLRNCECCKGLPPLGKLQFLESLTIENMTLLVSAFPSLVDLGVFPSLKSLVFSTMPQLIGWGSGEYDMPQLTDLKFYTCPKLKCLPELSRLSSLKCLEIEKCEGLDWLPSSSASMESFIIRDSPALSDSCQVGGENWSTLKTIPFVQIDQLVMPTTPQQI, encoded by the coding sequence ATGGATGAGGATTTTCGAGCTGGTTTTGCATCATATACGTTCTCCATTCTATTTGCGAATTTTACAGAGTTTGCTATCGATGAAGTAAGCAAAATTTTAAATGTTAGTACTGAGCTACGGAAACTAGACAGGATGTTCCTTAAACTTCAAGGAATGGTTTATAGAATGGAGTGTAGTCGTGCATATTtatgggacagcacacactataaGTCATCGATTGCATGGGTAGAAGAAGCCAATGGACTGATCTATCATATCAGTGATATCCTTGAGGATATTTCATTGAACTTAGGTCTCCGGGAAGGAGAAAAACTGGTAAATGGAAACCTGTTGATAGATAAGTTCTTGTTACTAATACCACGTAAAATTAGTGGTATTGTAGAAGACTTAGAAGATCTGATAAAGGAAATGGGAACAGATTTTCTTGTTGACTTGGTGAAACAAGTTCCTAAAGTGGTTGCTAGGAAGCAATGTTGCGGATTTGCTGGTTTATCAAATCCAACTCACACGATTGGGAGAGAATCACAAATTGAGAAAGTTGTCGAAATATTGACCCAAAACGATGTACCTCTTTGTATCACTGGAATGGCTGGCATAGGTAAGACAGTTTTTACCCACTGTCTTTGCGAAAACAAGGAAGTGAAAAAGGCATTCCCATTGCTTTTATGGGTTTCTGTTTCTGCAGAGTTTGAATTGGTCAGAATTTTGAGAGCAGCCATTGAGTCTGTCTCGAAAGAAAGCTGTTATTTGACGGATCTGAATGTATTAAGGTCCACTTTACAAGAATTATTACTCTCGGGAGATAACTTTTTAGTGGTACTAGATGATTTGTGCGTTGAAGATCTGGAAGATTGGAACTTACTGTATGCAGCTTTTAAGGTTGAATCAAAATCAAGTAGATTGGTATTTACTACCCGAAATTCAAAAGTGGCATCTTTTATTGGTCCCAAGATGTTTTGTCTTCAACCTCTCTCAGATGAGGACTGTTGGAAGATCATCAAACAAAGGCCTTTCATTAACAATAAAATGCACAATTTAGAAGTAATAGGACTTGAAATAGCCAAAAAATGTAAAGGTGTACCTTTGGTGGCAAAAACAATCGGAGACATACTTCACTGTTTACCTGTTAATGAATGGGATTCTTTGGTTAAGGGTAACCTGTGGGACTTGCCCCAGATTGAGAATCATGTATTCCCTATTTTTCTGCTTAGCTATTGCTGTCTGCCACAACACATAAAGAAGTGTTTCTCTTATTGTTGTTTATTCCCACCAGAATATGTCTATAAAATGAAGGATATTGTTCTGCTGTGGATGGCCGAAGGCCTGATTCATCCGATAGACGGAAGAAGAATCGAGGATATTGGTCGAGAATATTTTGAAGAACTTGTATGGGGGTCTCTTTTCAACTCTGGAAATGAATATTTTCATGACTTTGATGGATCTTATACCATGCATGAGTTCAATCATCATGTAGCTGCTTCTGTCTCTTCGAGTATATGTCAGCGTATAAAAGACAACCAGTCTTCTTACTCTCTTGATAGGGTTCGACACTTGTCAATTTGTCATGGCAATACTCAGTCCAATGGCCTACATAGTTTCTCCAAATGTCACAATTTGCGGACATTCACATTGTTATGTGCAACTAACATAGGTCCAAATGTCCCTACACTCTTTAAGAACTTCAAAGTTATGAGGGTTTTGAACTTAAAGTGCGGGGGCATCACAGAAATACCAGAAATTGTTGGCAATCTTAAGCACTTGCGGTACTTGGACCTTTCCAGTAATAACATCAATACTTTACCATCATCACTATGTGAGCTTTCGTTATTACAAGTGCTTATTTTGGAGAATTGCACATCATTGATGTGTTTGCCGGACAAGTTTAGTAGGCTAACGAATCTTCGGCATCTTTTCTTTGATGTAAAacatcaaattcatcaaatgccAGTAAATTTCAGATTCTTGAAGGAATTACAAACATTGAATGCTTTCGTTGTGGAAGCGGAGAATGGTCATACCATTGAAGAATTAGAGGATTTGAATTCTCTGACGAGatcattttctttaattggATTAGAAAACATTCTAAATGGACAATTAGCTGCAACTGCAAACTTAAACGAAAAGCAAGGTATTATAGAGCTTGAGCTGCAATGGAGGAGTCATCACGAGAGAAATATCGAATATGAGATTTTGACGGGTCTTCAACCTCATAAAAACTTAGAAAGGTTGGTCATCAGTGATTACCGTGGTACCACGTTTCCATCATGGCTCTGGTATGGACCTCACTGCATGCTTAGATCTATATACTTGCGTAACTGTGAATGCTGCAAAGGTCTCCCACCTTTGGGAAAACTTCAATTCCTTGAAAGCCTTACTATTGAGAATATGACGTTATTGGTATCAGCCTTCCCTTCTTTAGTTGATCTTGGCGTGTTTCCGTCACTCAAGTCATTAGTTTTTTCTACAATGCCTCAATTGATTGGTTGGGGATCTGGTGAATATGACATGCCTCAACTTACTGATCTGAAGTTCTACACTTGCCCGAAACTAAAGTGTTTGCCCGAACTTTCCCGGCTCAGTTCTCTCAAATGCCTAGAAATTGAAAAATGCGAAGGACTTGATTGGTTGCCATCTAGTTCAGCTTCTATGGAAAGTTTCATCATCCGGGATAGTCCAGCCCTCAGTGACAGTTGCCAGGTAGGTGGCGAAAACTGGAGTACATTGAAAACAATACCATTTGTACAGATTGATCAATTGGTAATGCCCACGACGCCACAACAAATCTGA